The genomic region CGCCGAACAGGCTGTTGACGATCCCCTCGACCTCGCTGTTGCCGAGCTTGGTCTTGGTCTGCCCCTCGAACTGCGGATGGGGCACCCGCACGCTGATGACCGCGGTGAGCCCTTCGCGAACGTCGTCGCCCGAGGGGACGAGGTCCTTGAACAAGTTTTCCTTTTTGCCGTAGTTGTTCAGCGAGCGGGTCAGCGCGGAGCGGAACCCCGACAGGTGGGTTCCTCCCTCGTGGGTGTTGATGTTGTTGACGTACGTGTGGCAGTTTTCGGTGTACTCGCCCGAGTACTGCAGGGCGATCTCCAGTGTGACGCCCTCTTGCTCGGCCTCCATGTACAGCACGTCGGGGTGGACCGGTTCGCTCGCCCGGTTGAGCCACGTGACGTACTCGATGATCCCTTGCTCGTACTGAAAGGTCTCGCTTTCGCCGTTACGGGCGTCGCGGATCGTGATTTTCACGCCGCGGTTCAGAAACGCCAGTTCCTGCAGCCGTTTGACCAGCGTGCCGTAGACGAATTTGGTGGCCTGGAAGATCTGCGGGTCGGGTTTGAAGGTGGTTTTCGTGCCGCGGCGATCGCTGGCGCCGATGCGGCGGACTTCGCTGGTCGGCACGCCGCGGGCGTATTCTTGGTGATATGCGTGCCCCGCACGGCTGACCTCGACCTCGCACCACTCGCTCAGGAAGTTGACGACCGTGACGCCGACCCCGTGCAATCCGCCGGAGGTCTGGTAGGCGCCTTTGCTGAACTTGCCGCCGAATTTCAGGACGGTCATCACCCCTTCCAGGGTCGAGACCTCGCGGTCCATCTGCTCGGAGAGTTGCTCGTGCTTCTCGACCGGGATGCCGCGGCCGTCGTCCTCGACGGTGACCGAACCGTCGGCGTTGACCTCGACGACGACCTGCGTCGCGTAGCCGGCCATCGCCTCGTCGATCGAGTTGTCGACGACCTCGTAGACGAGGTGATGCAAGCCCCGGGCGGTCGTGTCGCCGATGTACATGCTGGGACGTTCGCGCACATGCTCCAAGTCGGAGAGGTGTTCGAGATCGCTCGCCCCGTACTCTTCATTGCCGGAGGGCTTTTTCTTCGCTTGTTCTTCGGACATTGTCTGCTTGCTAGGTTCCATGCGTCTCGCGCCCAGGCGCTGAGCCGCAAAGAAAAGAAACGGAGTGAGTTAAACTGACAAAGAGCGAGCCAAACGCAGATCGATCTGCGTCCGTCCTGTGCGCCTCAGCACGAGAGCGTCTGAGGAGCGTGAATCACGTTGCCGTCGGTCCCACGCGGCCGACCTTGAATTTCAGGTTTTTGATCCCGGAATCGGGAAGGGCCGCTTGCAGGGCGGCGAGCAGGCGTTCCTTTTCGAAGCCGAGTTCTTGCATCAAGAGCGAGCTCGCGACGATCACCTCGAGCGTCCCTCGTTTCACGGCGCCCGGTTCGGTCAACGGGGCGAACCGTTCCCCGACCGCGGCCCGCCACGCCTCGGTGCACGCCGCGGCCGTGCGAATTTGGGCGTAACCGCGACGCTGCATGACCTGGGCGAGCACGTTCTTGAGCGCCTTGGGCTGTTGTTGCCGAAACCAGCGTCCATGCGACTCCCGTCGCTTCGCCACGTCGGCGACGTCGTCGGGATGACCGTCGAGCGGATTCATGACAACAAGCCCATTGCGTAAGTGAGCGACGGGGCGCCGGCCCGCGGCGATTCCGATCTCGCTCGTCTACCGATCTCGCGCCAACGGCATGATCACGTAACCGTAGCCGTCGTCGGTCGTGCAAACCGCCGCTGCGTCGGAGTCTTTCATTTCGAGCGTGAACGTCTTCTCGGCGTCGAGAACTTTGAGGAAATCGATCGCAAACTTGGGATCGAGCGTCGTGACGATCGGAGCGCCGTCGTAGCCGATCGGCAATTCGACCCGCGACTCGCCCACCTCGGCCGCACGACCCGACAGGACGAGCATGCCGTCGCCGAAGG from Pirellulales bacterium harbors:
- a CDS encoding DUF721 domain-containing protein, which codes for MNPLDGHPDDVADVAKRRESHGRWFRQQQPKALKNVLAQVMQRRGYAQIRTAAACTEAWRAAVGERFAPLTEPGAVKRGTLEVIVASSLLMQELGFEKERLLAALQAALPDSGIKNLKFKVGRVGPTAT